In Salmo salar chromosome ssa03, Ssal_v3.1, whole genome shotgun sequence, a single genomic region encodes these proteins:
- the si:ch73-248e21.7 gene encoding uncharacterized protein si:ch73-248e21.7 — translation MEWVRLMLGALLLSLSLRSLPAQDNVPIPENVSMAAPTTEDGTMAASSPEATTKTTTAPVIVTTAQPVTEITPVTSVPVFTIDAITIVITDPEITTIQEPTSDAPTTTSEAETMTPSPVITEGPVDTTTPPGPKPILSQDVLTTTSYLPTTSQDHLTSVIPVWPLHTTPRLTKDSFPTLEPIHTASESTDSHTEGLTPAPTSPSVNSTPSHFTTPATTHTSTDPDSTAGRVERSPLSLFWVIIVGLLVWVICLGMVYCIYLGVRRKRQCRTEYFGSSVRNGKSSKRKKGAEDDAWAGPVKLGGGDREEGEGGEEGGSPEDNKREGAGTDVVLSTFIANETEGERGGPDGAVGVAGSKEAEKWEEKEPLLYIDEGVEEGLEKMTPPSLSKSNSEKKVGGGNREGESEKEMERGEGNGKKENESERGEQNGGASFCLTTAV, via the coding sequence ATGGAGTGGGTACGACTGATGCTCGGggctctactcctctccctctctctacgcaGTCTCCCTGCCCAAGATAATGTCCCCATACCTGAAAATGTCAGCATGGCAGCACCAACTACTGAGGACGGCACGATGGCAGCCTCTTCACCTGAGGCCACCACCAAGACAACGACTGCTCCTGTGATTGTCACTACAGCACAGCCTGTCACTGAAATCACCCCGGTAACTTCTGTTCCAGTATTTACCATAGATGCCATCACTATAGTAATAACAGACCCTGAGATCACAACCATTCAGGAGCCCACCTCTGATGCACCAACTACTACTTCAGAGGCTGAGACGATGACACCATCCCCTGTGATCACTGAAGGGCCTGTAGATACGACCACTCCACCTGGTCCTAAACCCATCCTCTCCCAAGACGTCCTGACTACCACCTCTTATCTCCCAACCACATCCCAGGACCACCTGACTTCTGTTATCCCAGTCTGGCCCCTCCACACCACCCCTCGTCTGACCAAGGACTCCTTTCCTACACTTGAACCTATCCACACTGCCTCAGAGAGTACTGACAGCCACACAGAGGGACTTacccctgcacccacctccccatCAGTCAACAGCACTCCCAGCCATTTCACAACCCCTGCTACGACCCACACCTCCACAGATCCAGACTCTACGGCGGGCAGGGTCGAGCGAAGTCCGCTCAGCTTGTTCTGGGTCATCATCGTCGGTCTCCTGGTCTGGGTTATATGCCTGGGAATGGTCTACTGCATATATCTGGGCGTCAGACGAAAGAGGCAGTGCCGCACCGAGTACTTTGGGTCCAGCGTCCGGAACGGGAAGAGTTCCAAGCGGAAGAAAGGAGCAGAGGACGATGCCTGGGCGGGGCCAGTGAAGCTAGGGGgtggggacagggaggagggtgagggcggggaggagggagggagcccaGAGGATAACAAGAGAGAGGGGGCTGGAACAGATGTGGTGCTAAGCACATTCATAGCCAacgagactgagggagagaggggtgggcctGATGGGGCAGTTGGAGTGGCTGGGAGCAAGGAGGCGGAGAAATGGGAGGAGAAGGAGCCTCTGTTGTACATTGatgagggagtggaggaggggcTGGAGAAAATGACTCCTCCTTCCCTTTCAAAATCTAACTCTGAGAAAAAGGTAGGAGGGGGCAACAGAGAGGGGGAAAGtgaaaaagagatggagaggggagaagggaatgGAAAGAAAGAAAATGAGAGTGAAAGAGGTGAGCAGAATGGAGGAGCATCATTCTGTCTAACCACtgccgtttaa